The nucleotide sequence TACAAAGTGTTAATCCATCGCCTATTTCCATTATAAAAGCAGGAGATGTAGGGTCCCAAGCCGTGTAACCTCTGGCTTCAAAAGTTTGGCGTAGTCCTCCATTAGGAAAAGAAGAAGCATCCGGTTCTTGCTGTACCAATTCATTGCCTGTAAACATTTCCATGCCTTTTCCTGTGCTTGTAGGCACAAAAAATGTATCGTGTTTTTCTGCCGTACCGCCTGTTAAAGGCTGAAACCAATGTGTATATGATTTTACACCTTTTTCTATTGCCCACGATTTCATAGCGGCAGCCACTTGGTCGGCAGTGTTTCTATCTATTTTTGTTTTGTTATTAATGGAATCTTTAATACTGATATACGCTTCTTCAGATATGTATTTTTTCATGGTTTCGTCTGTAAAAACGTTTTCTGCGTAATATTCAGAAATTCTTTTGCTTGGTAGCTTTACTTGTACTTTTTCTCTACCTATAGTATTATCTACTCCTTTTCTTCTTAAATTTTCCATTTATGATTTTTAAATTTTTCACAAATTTATACCAAAAATGAACTTAAACTACTTTTTAAGCAGAAATTTTGTAAAAATTTATCAACATTTGGGTTTAAATATTGTTTTTAAGCCAAAATTTTTAATTTTTCCTATAAATAAAATCAGAAAGTATGTAAATAGATGTTGGAACAAGTAAAAACAATGCAACACTTCTATATCTTAAAATAGCTCCCAAATTTGGAACTATTAAGCCTGTGAGTATTAAATATGAAAACCCAAATGCATAAAAAAGATAAACAAATGCTTTTTGCTTTGTATTTAGCTTTTTTATATAAAATATAGATGCCACTAAAAATATGCTTAACACAGCACTTTCTATACTTGAAATAGCAAGCAATAGTGTTTTAGCTTCAAAAAACCACGGACGTACAGTTGTATTTAGTAGTGCCTGCGGAATTTTAGTCATATATCCTAAGTAACTCAAATGGTAATCTCCTAAATCTATGGCAGTATTGCCCGCCTTTAACGATAAATACAGTTCTTTTCTTTGGTTTATTAAATCTACTAAATTAGGCGTGTGAAATAAAACAGGTATGATATAAGTAGATAATAGTGCCATTGTGTAAATACCTATATAACTGTAAAGTGGCTTTTTTGCATTAGTCCATTTATAAATTATAAAAGCTATAAAAGGCGGAATTAAAATAAGAGCAATAAAATACCTTAATACAAATAATAGTGCTAAAGACAATATGAATAGAATAATAAATTTGATTTTGCTTTCAATAATAATTTTAAAAAAGGAATAAAGCGTTGTGCTAATAAATAGCACACTTAAAGTTTCTTTGTGCATACCCGATGTCCAATATAACAAACTGGGTGTAAGAAAAATAGACAAAACAAGTATGTTGTTTTTAGCTGTCATTAAAAACTGCTCAAAAGTTTTATAAATAAAAAATGACGCTAAAAACGAAAATAAAGCGAAGAAAACGGCATTTATATAAATAGACTTGCCAAAAGTAAAAAGGTTAATAAACGCATTTGCTCTAACTATAAAATAAGCGGAATTATCGCTCCAAAAACCCATTTCATCTACGGCTTGAGCTATATTAGGTGTTATAGTAGTATTATTTGTACCAAATGTTAACTGCAAGTATGTTAGAATTTCTCCCTGTTTTAGTTTATCAAAAACAATTAATCCGTCATTATAATAATTAAATATATCTCCACCACTAACAAGGCTGGTATTACTATAAATATAAAATAGAGCTACTATAGCCTTAAATCCAAAAAAAATAAGTAATGCTCGCTTAGATAAAAATATAGCGCTGAAACAACTGCACTTATAAATTGAAAAAGCAAACAATAAAGTGTAAACTATAATCAGAAATATTATTATACTCATTTATATTGCGAAAATAGGTAAATTTACAAGCATCACCCTCAAAAAAATATAAATTATGAATGAGAGAATGAAAGAACTTCAAAAAGAAATTTTTGAGAAACAAAAAGAACTTAATAAACTTAAACTTGAACAAGCACCTGAAAATATAAAAAATTATGATTTTCAA is from Chitinophagales bacterium and encodes:
- a CDS encoding glycosyltransferase family 39 protein, whose translation is MSIIIFLIIVYTLLFAFSIYKCSCFSAIFLSKRALLIFFGFKAIVALFYIYSNTSLVSGGDIFNYYNDGLIVFDKLKQGEILTYLQLTFGTNNTTITPNIAQAVDEMGFWSDNSAYFIVRANAFINLFTFGKSIYINAVFFALFSFLASFFIYKTFEQFLMTAKNNILVLSIFLTPSLLYWTSGMHKETLSVLFISTTLYSFFKIIIESKIKFIILFILSLALLFVLRYFIALILIPPFIAFIIYKWTNAKKPLYSYIGIYTMALLSTYIIPVLFHTPNLVDLINQRKELYLSLKAGNTAIDLGDYHLSYLGYMTKIPQALLNTTVRPWFFEAKTLLLAISSIESAVLSIFLVASIFYIKKLNTKQKAFVYLFYAFGFSYLILTGLIVPNLGAILRYRSVALFLLVPTSIYILSDFIYRKN